The nucleotide sequence GGCATTATCAGATACTGTGTATCAGCATAAAGGTAACTGGCTGGGCAGCAGTATGAGCAAACTGGCCGGGCAGTTTGCCGGTATTCTTCAGGTGGATATCCCTGAAGACTCTGTCAAACCGCTACGCCAGGCCATGGCGAAGCTCAGTGGTCTGAACATTCACATTGCCGAAGACACCCAGCTCACGGCGCCTCCCGCTCAGTTGCAACAGTTGACGGTCACAGGCAACGACCGCTCAGGGATCGTCAAAGAAGTCACCACACGTCTTGGTGAACTGGGTATCAATATTCACAAACTCAAAACCGATACCCACAGCGCACCCAACTGGGGCTACCCCATCTTCACGGCCTGGTTTTCGCTTGAAATCCCGGCAGAGCTGGCCATCTCGACCGTACAGCAACAGCTGGAAAGTCTGGCCGATGATTTAACGATCGATTTTGAAGAACCGGAAAGTAGTGAAGCACACTAAAGGGCTGTCGTCCTTTCTCCACTGAAAGACACGCCGCTTTCCCTGCTGTTGATTCTGATGTTAGGAAATCCATGAGTACTGAACCGCTGTATATCGACAAAGAACTGAGCTGGCTGTCTTTTAATGAACGTGTCCTCCAGGAAGCGGCGGACAAATCAGTCCCCTTGATTGAACGTGTCCGTTTCCTGGGTATTTTTTCCAGCAATACCGACGAGTTTTACAAAGTCCGTTTTGCCGATGTCAAACGACGCATTCTGATCACCCAGCAGCAGAGTGACGACACCAATGCCAAGCACCTGTTGAGCAAGATCCAAAGCCGTGTTCTGAAAATGAACCAGGATTTCGATACCCTGTACAACGAGATTCTGCTGGAAATGGCCCGCCGTCATATTTTCCTGATCAACGAGCAGCAAGTCGATGACAATCAGGTAGAGTGGCTGAAGCGCTATTTTCGTCACACCATTTTGCCTCACGTAACACCGATTTTACTGACGGAAGACATTGATCTGCTGCAGTTTCTCAAAGATGAATATACCTATCTGGCGATCGACATGAAGCAGGGCGACAGCAATCAATACGCCTTGCTGGAAATTCCGACCGATCAGTTACCCCGCTTTATTAAAGTGCCTGAATCCAAAGGTAAAAACAGAAAAACGCTGATCTTGTTAGATAATATTATCCGCCTGTGTCTGGATGATATCTTCAAGGCTTTTTTCGATTATGACAGTCTGGCTGCCTACTCGATGAAAATGACCCGCGATGCCGAGTATGATCTCAGTCAGGAAGTTGACCACGGTATTCTGGAGCTGATGTCTGAGGGGCTGAGTCAGCGCCTGACGGCCATGCCGGTCCGCTTTGTCTACCAGCGGGATATGCCGGGAGAGCTGATCGAAAAGCTGTGCGGTTTGCTGAAAGTGTCCAGCTACGACAGCATCATTCCCGGCGGCCGCTATCACAACTTCAAAGATTTCATCAGCTTCCCGAATATTGGCCGCAGCTACCTGGAAAACAAACCTTTGCCGGCACTGGACAGCTACCATTTTGTCAGCGCCAGAAACGCGTTTGAAGCCATCAAGGCGCAGGATATCCTGCTCTACTACCCGTACCACAAATTCAACCACATGACAGAATTTGTCCGCCAGGCCGCGTTCGATCCGAAAGTCCGCAGCATCCATATCAATATTTACCGGGTCGCCAAAAACTCGCGCATTATTGATTCGATGATAGATGCCGCCAACAACGGCAAACAGGTCACTGTGGTGGTTGAGCTGCAGGCGCGGTTTGACGAAGAAGCCAATATTGAATGGGCCAGACGCCTGACCGAATCCGGTGTGCGTGTCGTGTTCAGTGTCCCCGGGCTGAAAATTCACTCGAAGCTGTGCCTGATCACGCGCCAGGAAGACGATGTCATCGTCCGCTATGCCCACATAGGTACAGGCAACTTCCATGAAAAAACCGCCCGGATTTATACCGATTTCTCACTGTTCACTGCCGATCCTGAGCTGACCAACGAAGTGCGTCAGGTGTTTAGCTTTATTCAGAACCCCTACCGGCCGGTAAAATTCAATCAGTTAATTGTCTCACCACGCAACTGTCGCAGCCGTTTGTATGAACTCATCGACAGAGAAATTGCCAATGCCAAGCAAAAACTGCCGGCAGCCATTACACTCAAGGTAAACAATCTGGTGGATAAGGGGCTGATTAACCGTCTTTATCAGGCCAGCAGCGCCGGTGTCCGCATTGATATGATCATCCGTGGTATGTGTTCTCTGGTGCCGGGTATTCCCGGGATCAGCGACAATATCCGGGCTATCAGTATCGTGGACAGATTCCTGGAGCACCCCAGAGTCATGGTGTTCGAGAATAATGGCGAGCCTGAGGTGTTCATCTCATCCGCAGACTGGATGACACGCAATATCGACAACCGGATTGAAGTCGGCTGCCCGATCAGGCAACCTGAACTGAGGCAGAAAATCATCGATATCCTGAACATTCAGTTTTCAGATACGGTCAAAGCCAGAATTCTGGATAAGTCGATGAGCAACAATTATGTGCCACGCGGCAACAAACGAAAGATCAGATCGCAAATTGCCATCTACGACTATCTGAAACAGTCTGAAAAAAAGATGCAAAAACAAGCCAGCCAGAAGGCTGAAGCCATGGCCTCCGAAGAGAATAATGAAAACGCAGCATGATAGAAATTGAGCGTCCCCGAGAAATCGCAGCAATCGATATGGGCTCAAACAGCTTCCATATGGTAGTCGCCCGTGTCGTCGGCCATAGCCTGCAGATTGTCAGCCGGCATAAACAGCGGGTTCATCTGGCTGATGGACTCAACGACAATATGGATCTGGATCAGGCCGCCATTCAGCGCGGCCTGAGTTGTCTGGCCATGTTTGCCGAGCGCTTGCAGGGCTTTGCGCCGGAAAATGTCCGTATCGCGGCAACCTATACCCTCAGACAAGCCAGAAATGCCCATGTTTTTCTGAAACGGGCTGAACGTGTCCTGCCCTATCCGATCGAAATCATTCCCGGTACAGAAGAAGCCCGCCTGATTTATCTGGGCGTTGCTCACACCCAGCACGAGCCGGGCCGAAAACTGGTGGTTGATATTGGCGGCGGCAGTACCGAGCTGGTGATCGGCGAAGGGTTTGAGCCCAGGCTGCAATACAGCAAACACATGGGCTGCGTGAGCTATAACCAGCACTTTTTTCCCAACGGAAAGATTTCCGCCAAAGCCATGACCAAAGCCCAGATGGCAGCGCTGCAGAAAATGGAAAGTATCGCCAGCAAGTATCGCAAAATGGGCTGGGACACAGCCATTGGCTCCTCAGGAACCATTAAAGCGATCCGGGAAGTGATCATCGCCCAGGGCCATAGCGACGGCGTGATCACCCAAGAACGGCTGGACGAGGTCGTCAAACAGGTTTCCGCCTGCAAGCAAAGCGCTGAGCTGAACCTGCCCGGGCTGACCGAGGATCGCAAACCGGTTTTTGCGGCAGGTGTCGCCATCCTGAGTGCCGTCTTCAGTGCACTGAAAATTGACACCATGATCTTTTCGGATGGAGCACTGCGTGAAGGCTTGCTGTATGAAATGGAAGACAGATTCCGTCACAGTGATATCCGCAGCCGGACAGCCATCGCGATGGCAGAGCAATACAATGTCGATATTGATCAGGCCACCCGGGTCAGAAACACGGCTGAACACTTGTACAGCCAGATTGCTGACCCGTCTGCCAGCCACACCCCAGAGCTGGCATCGCTGCTCAGCTGGGGCGCATTGCTGCATGAAGTCGGACTGAGTATCAGCTATCCCGGTTTTCACCGCCATTCCGCGTATCTGCTGCGCCACAGCACGATGCCGGGCTTCAACCTTGAGCAGCAGACCGTACTGGCTACTTTAGTGCGCTATCAGCGCAAGTCACTCAAGCTTGATGAAATGCCGGAGCTGACCATTTACAACCGCAAGCACATCTATCCCATGATCCGCGCCCTGCGATTGGCTGTTGCCCTGCACGGCCAGCGATCTGATGAACCGCTGCCAACACTGACTCTGAGCGCTGATAAAGAAAAATGGCAACTCAGCCTGCCCGATGGCTGGCAGAGCACGAACCGTTTACTGGCCGCCGATCTGGCAAAAGAACGGGATTACTGGCAAAAAACCGGCTGGGAGTTGTCGATTTCACCAGAGGAAGAAAGTGAGTAAATCATTCCAGAATTGTCCCATCGCAGCCGTCGCAACTCACCCGGTCCCCGCTTTGCGGGGATTTTCATTGAAAGCTTTCAGATACAGAGACTGACTCAGCATCCGTCAGCCCCAGCGCCGCCAGCTCGCGGGCGATCACCGCAGCGGGTAAAGGCACATAACCATCTTTATCCACCATTTGCTGCCCGTCATTGGATAAAATAAAGCGCAGAAATTCTGCATCCAGTTTCGGCAGCGGTTTGCCGGGGGCTTTATTGACGTAAATCAGCAGGTAACGCGCTAACGGGTAACTGCCGTTGGCAGCATTGGCTTTGGTGGCCGCAATAAACGGGCCATCACCCTGAGCAATCGGCAATGCCCGGATCCCTGAGGTCCGGTAACCGATCCCCGAATACCCGATAGCATTGAGCGAAGTCGACACTGACTGTACCACGGACGCCGAACCCGGCTGCTCGTTAACATCATTGCGAAAATCACCGTTGCACAAGGCTTTTTGCTTGAAATACCCATAAGTCCCGGAGACGGAGTTACGGCCAAATCGCTGAATATCACGCTGCGCCCAGCGGCCGGTCAGCCCCAGTTGCCCCCAATGCGTGATAGGCGTATTGGCTCCACAACGCAGCGTCCGGGAGAACACTGCGTCCAGCTCCCGGTAACGCAGCCCCTGTAAGGGATTGTCTTCATGGACAAAAACAGCCAGCGCATCAATCGCAACCCGGACTGCCGTGGGCTTATAACCATAATTCTGCTCAAACGCTGTCATTTCCCGACTCTTCATCGGGCGGCTCATCGGGCCAAGCTGGGCTGTGGCTTCAATCAACGCGGTTGGTGCAGTGGATGAGCCCGCTGCCTGCACCTGAATGTTGACATTGGGATAGCGCTGCATAAACGCTTCCGACCAGTAGGTCATCAGGTTGGCAAAGGTGTCAGACCCGACAGATGTCAGCACACCGGCCACACCATCAACATTGTGATAAGGCGCAGGAACCGGTGCATCTTGCGCCAGCACAGGGCCGCCACTCAGCAGACTCATCACGCCAAGCCAGACCCACTTCAGTCTCACCACCCAGCCTCTGTGTTTCATTTACCACTTTTCTCCTTTGCCAGCCCGACAGGCCCGGCATCAATCATGGCAACCTGCTCAGGCTGCCTTTGCAATCAGGCGTTGTGGCAGTGTAAACGAGAAAGTACTGCCCTGATCGACCACGCTTTCAATTTCGAGAAACGTATCATGGTGGCTCAGGGCATGCTTCACGATCGCCAGCCCCAGACCACTGCCGCCCGTTTCACGCGAGCGCGCTTTATCCACCCGGTAGAAACGTTCGGTCAGCCGGTGGATATGCTGCGGTTCAATACCACTGCCGGTATCTGTCACTTCCAGCCGCGGACCTTTCGGTGACAGGAACCAGCGTACTGTCACCTTACACTCAGCCGGTGTATGCTTCACTGCGTTATAGACCAGGTTTGAAATCGCACTGCGCAGTTGCTCCGCATCGCCAAAGACCTGCAGCGATTCATCGACCTCAAATTCAAAGATCTGGTTTTTATCGCCACTGAGCGAAATGGCCTCTTTTTCGAGCACATCCAGCATGGCGGGGACATCGACTTTATCTTCCAGATCCAGATGGGGCGCAGCTTCAATCTTGGACAGGGTCAGCAATTGCTCCACCAGCGAATTCATACGCGTCAGCTGCTCTGTCATCACGCCGTGGGCTTTTTCCCACATCGGGCCGATCAACATATCCGGATCCCGGGACATTTCCAGATAGCCCTGCAGAACAGTCATCGGCGTGCGCAGTTCGTGCGAGACATTGGCAAAAAAGTTGCGGCGCATGCCTTCCAGCTGCTTGAGCTGAGAAATATCGCGCACCACCATCAGGTATTCACCTTCGGTGTAGCGCATGATACGCAGCTCCAGCGTGCGGTCGTAATTGAGCGGCGAGGTAATTTCCAGCGGATCTTCAAAATCCTGCCGGGCCAGATAACGGACAAAATCCGGACTGCGCAGCAGGTTACTGACCGGTTGACCCGCATCGTCCGGCCAGCGAAGGCCCAGCAGATTTTGCGCCAGTTTGTTACACCAGACGATATTCCCCTCGCTGCGAAACACCACCACCGCATCCGGCAGCGATTCTGCACCATTGCGGAAGCGGCGGATCAGGGTCGCCAGTTCACGGCGACGGCGGCGATTTCTTTGCTGCAGGCGATAAATACCGTTAAACAACGGCTCCCAGCTGCCCGAGCCGGATGGCGGAGTCAGGCTGCGATCCGTCCACAGCCAGCGGGACATCTTCAACTGATGATGGCAATGCCAGCCCAGCAGAATCCAGCTTGCTGCCAGCAAAAACCAGGGCATATACCCAAAAATCAGCCCGAGGATTACCCAGGGGAAATAAAAAAAAGCCAGTTCCCGGACCAGCTTTTTCCATGACAAGCGTTCTACCATTCATGTCTCCCGCCAGTAACTGCGGCTTCACCCGGCCGTACAACCAGTTACTGACTCATCGTCCTTTTGTGTGGTCACTAAACCCTTGTTGAAAAACGGTATCCGGCTCCACGTACCGTCTGTACCATTTTATCGTGTCCGCCGCACTCCAGTGCCTTGCGCAAGCGACGAATATGCACATCGACCGTCCTGTCTTCGACATAGACATTGGTGCCCCAGACATTATTGAGCAGTTGCTCACGGCTGTATACCCGCTCCTGATGCGTCATAAAGAAATGCAGCATCTTGAACTCGGTCGGCCCCATATCCAGCGGATCATCGTTGGAGGTCACCCGGTGCGACACCGGATCCAGCTTCAGTCCCTGCACGTCGATCACATCATCCAGTGATGTTGGTGACACACGGCGCATCACGGCTTTGAGGCGGGCCATCAGCTCTTTGGGAGAGAAAGGTTTGGTGATGTAATCATCCGCACCCACTTCCAGCCCGCGTACTTTATCTTCTTCCTCACCGCGCGCCGTCAGCATCACCACAGGAATACTGCGGGTCACTTCATCGCGCTTAAGATGCTTAATCAGGTTGATCCCCGAACCGCCCGGCAACATCCAGTCGAGCAGGATCAGTTCAGGAAAAGGTTCACAGATCTTTTCCAGCGCAGAGTCATAATCTTCTGCTTCAATCGTCTGATACCCTTTTTGCTCCAGCACAAAGCACAGCATTTCGCGGATCGGTGCTTCATCCTCAACCACTAGAATCCGTCTAACCATAATCTTGATACCTAAGTCATCGCTCTCTGTCTGGCGCCATTATCCGAATAAAGTATGACACTTTTGTGACCGGGAGGCGAAAAGCTTCACCCGATTGCTATCAAACTGTCATGATATCCGCGATTTATCCGGTTTAGCCTACAATGCGCACCCGGCTGCGCCCGCCGCCCATGGCTTCAACCGCGACCTGGACACCAATGCGTTCCACCAGCGTGCCGACATGGGAGATCACCCCGATCTGGCGGCCATCCGCCTGCAAGGCATCCAGACAGGCCAGTGCCATTTCCAGGCTGTCGGGATCCAGGGTGCCGAAGCCTTCATCGATAAACAGGGAGCCCAGCTGACGGGTGTCGGCCGCCAGGGAAGCCAGCGCCAGCGCCAGTGCCAGCGACACCAGAAAGCTCTCGCCACCGGATAAAGATTCGACGCTGCGCACTTCATCGCCCATATCGTGGTCGATCACCTGCAACGCCAGCGGACTACCCGGCACAGGTTGCAGCGCATAGCGTGGCGCCAGATCCTGCAAATGCTCATTGGCCAGCAAGACCAGTTGCTGCAATGTCAGTCCCTGTGCCAGCGTTCTGAATTTATTTCCGTTGGCAGAACCGATCAGCTCACTCATTTCCAGCCAGAGCTCAGTGTTCGCTTGTTGCTGTTGCAACTGCTGAGTCAGGGTACCGGCCAGTTGCTCTGCCTGCTCGGCCTGCACCAGACGCTGTCGCTGGGTAAAATACTGCTCCTCCAGTGCCTGCCTGCTGGCTTGCCACTGAGTCTGGTACGCACGCTGGTGTTCAGTTTCCAGCGCAATCCCCTGCGCGGTCAGCCAGGCTTTGGCAGCATCCACACTGGGCTGATGATCGCTCAGCGACTGTTCCCGCTCGGACAGCCGGGTCTGCGCGGCA is from Photobacterium sp. TLY01 and encodes:
- a CDS encoding glycine cleavage system protein R, which translates into the protein MKHLVITVIGQDRPGLVGALSDTVYQHKGNWLGSSMSKLAGQFAGILQVDIPEDSVKPLRQAMAKLSGLNIHIAEDTQLTAPPAQLQQLTVTGNDRSGIVKEVTTRLGELGINIHKLKTDTHSAPNWGYPIFTAWFSLEIPAELAISTVQQQLESLADDLTIDFEEPESSEAH
- the ppx gene encoding exopolyphosphatase, with product MIEIERPREIAAIDMGSNSFHMVVARVVGHSLQIVSRHKQRVHLADGLNDNMDLDQAAIQRGLSCLAMFAERLQGFAPENVRIAATYTLRQARNAHVFLKRAERVLPYPIEIIPGTEEARLIYLGVAHTQHEPGRKLVVDIGGGSTELVIGEGFEPRLQYSKHMGCVSYNQHFFPNGKISAKAMTKAQMAALQKMESIASKYRKMGWDTAIGSSGTIKAIREVIIAQGHSDGVITQERLDEVVKQVSACKQSAELNLPGLTEDRKPVFAAGVAILSAVFSALKIDTMIFSDGALREGLLYEMEDRFRHSDIRSRTAIAMAEQYNVDIDQATRVRNTAEHLYSQIADPSASHTPELASLLSWGALLHEVGLSISYPGFHRHSAYLLRHSTMPGFNLEQQTVLATLVRYQRKSLKLDEMPELTIYNRKHIYPMIRALRLAVALHGQRSDEPLPTLTLSADKEKWQLSLPDGWQSTNRLLAADLAKERDYWQKTGWELSISPEEESE
- the phoR gene encoding phosphate regulon sensor histidine kinase PhoR — protein: MVERLSWKKLVRELAFFYFPWVILGLIFGYMPWFLLAASWILLGWHCHHQLKMSRWLWTDRSLTPPSGSGSWEPLFNGIYRLQQRNRRRRRELATLIRRFRNGAESLPDAVVVFRSEGNIVWCNKLAQNLLGLRWPDDAGQPVSNLLRSPDFVRYLARQDFEDPLEITSPLNYDRTLELRIMRYTEGEYLMVVRDISQLKQLEGMRRNFFANVSHELRTPMTVLQGYLEMSRDPDMLIGPMWEKAHGVMTEQLTRMNSLVEQLLTLSKIEAAPHLDLEDKVDVPAMLDVLEKEAISLSGDKNQIFEFEVDESLQVFGDAEQLRSAISNLVYNAVKHTPAECKVTVRWFLSPKGPRLEVTDTGSGIEPQHIHRLTERFYRVDKARSRETGGSGLGLAIVKHALSHHDTFLEIESVVDQGSTFSFTLPQRLIAKAA
- the ppk1 gene encoding polyphosphate kinase 1; the protein is MSTEPLYIDKELSWLSFNERVLQEAADKSVPLIERVRFLGIFSSNTDEFYKVRFADVKRRILITQQQSDDTNAKHLLSKIQSRVLKMNQDFDTLYNEILLEMARRHIFLINEQQVDDNQVEWLKRYFRHTILPHVTPILLTEDIDLLQFLKDEYTYLAIDMKQGDSNQYALLEIPTDQLPRFIKVPESKGKNRKTLILLDNIIRLCLDDIFKAFFDYDSLAAYSMKMTRDAEYDLSQEVDHGILELMSEGLSQRLTAMPVRFVYQRDMPGELIEKLCGLLKVSSYDSIIPGGRYHNFKDFISFPNIGRSYLENKPLPALDSYHFVSARNAFEAIKAQDILLYYPYHKFNHMTEFVRQAAFDPKVRSIHINIYRVAKNSRIIDSMIDAANNGKQVTVVVELQARFDEEANIEWARRLTESGVRVVFSVPGLKIHSKLCLITRQEDDVIVRYAHIGTGNFHEKTARIYTDFSLFTADPELTNEVRQVFSFIQNPYRPVKFNQLIVSPRNCRSRLYELIDREIANAKQKLPAAITLKVNNLVDKGLINRLYQASSAGVRIDMIIRGMCSLVPGIPGISDNIRAISIVDRFLEHPRVMVFENNGEPEVFISSADWMTRNIDNRIEVGCPIRQPELRQKIIDILNIQFSDTVKARILDKSMSNNYVPRGNKRKIRSQIAIYDYLKQSEKKMQKQASQKAEAMASEENNENAA
- the phoB gene encoding phosphate regulon transcriptional regulator PhoB — encoded protein: MVRRILVVEDEAPIREMLCFVLEQKGYQTIEAEDYDSALEKICEPFPELILLDWMLPGGSGINLIKHLKRDEVTRSIPVVMLTARGEEEDKVRGLEVGADDYITKPFSPKELMARLKAVMRRVSPTSLDDVIDVQGLKLDPVSHRVTSNDDPLDMGPTEFKMLHFFMTHQERVYSREQLLNNVWGTNVYVEDRTVDVHIRRLRKALECGGHDKMVQTVRGAGYRFSTRV
- a CDS encoding PstS family phosphate ABC transporter substrate-binding protein, which gives rise to MSLLSGGPVLAQDAPVPAPYHNVDGVAGVLTSVGSDTFANLMTYWSEAFMQRYPNVNIQVQAAGSSTAPTALIEATAQLGPMSRPMKSREMTAFEQNYGYKPTAVRVAIDALAVFVHEDNPLQGLRYRELDAVFSRTLRCGANTPITHWGQLGLTGRWAQRDIQRFGRNSVSGTYGYFKQKALCNGDFRNDVNEQPGSASVVQSVSTSLNAIGYSGIGYRTSGIRALPIAQGDGPFIAATKANAANGSYPLARYLLIYVNKAPGKPLPKLDAEFLRFILSNDGQQMVDKDGYVPLPAAVIARELAALGLTDAESVSVSESFQ